From the genome of Cryptococcus deuterogattii R265 chromosome 5, complete sequence:
CCCTCATCTTTGAAACACTTGAAGATCTCGCCCAAGGAGGCCCATACTGCTACTGTCATATTCCTTCACGTGAGTCCGAATATTTGCATTACGATGGGCCCAACTCATTTTGCATACCGGTTTAGGGTTTGGGCGATAGTGGTATGTCTGAGCAAACTAAATAAGTCACAAATTTCTAATACTGTCATTCAGGCCATGGGTGGCTTCCTGTTGCCAAGATGCTTTGGAGCTCATTCCCAAATGTGAAATGGATACTTCCACATGCCCCTATAGTCCCCGTCTCCTTAAACCACGGTATGGCTATGCCTTCTTGGTTCGACATCCGTCACCTTGATAAATTGGATAACTCGGAGCACGACGATGAACAGGGGATGCTCGAAACGGTAAAATCTGTTGACGAACTTATTCAGGCAGAAGTAGATAGTGGGATCCCTGAAGATAGGATCGTTCTCGGTGGCTTCTCGCAGGGCGGTGCCATCAGTCTTCTCAGTGCGCTGACAAcaaagaggaagctggCTGGAGTGGTGGGGTTGAGCTGCTGGGTCCCACTCAGTCACAAGATCGCACAAGTAAGAATCAACTTGGTTCTCCAAATAATGATCTGGAAAGTTGATCTTGAAGTAGATGAAATCTGAGCATGCCAAGGATATTCCTATATTCTGGGGCCACGGAACGAATGACCCAGTGGTCGATTACAGCTGTACGTTCCAAATACGATCGTTTTCGCTCAACTGACTCGTGATCCAGTTGGACAACGATCGATTGATTTCCTTGTCCAAAAATGCGGCTACagacttcttcctcaggGCACTACCTTTGCTCGCCCTGGTATCCGTTTTGAATCCTATCCAGGAATGCCTCATTCTTCCTGTCCTCAGGAGATTGATGATCTCAAGTCATGGCTAACGGAGGCACTCAAATAAAAATGCGTTCGATATCGTAAAGCAGTTACTGCAGCTAACACTGTCGGATTTGGGAATGTACTATTGTTCATAAAGAATGTCGTGATATggtaaagaaaaaaaagtccGCTATGTCGTTTATCAATCTATAAAAGCACAATACCTCCCCACAAGCCCATCAAGCTCGCTCCTACCAACTTCCAACTTACCCATGACTTTGTCGCAGCAGAAGTCGTGGCGGTGGAATAACCACCAAGCCCATATTGTGTCATGATCTGTGCACTAATCTGGGAGCGGGGCAAAACACTCCTCTCATGTAAAGTTTGCTCCCCGATGATGCCATCACCAACCATTATCCAAGAAGCATTGGAGGGAATACCGTCCACAACAATGAAAAAGAGCGCGGGCCCAGGAGCTACACCGACATTATCAGGTTGATGCCTTGCAAAGCGGAGGCGACTTACCAAGTATAGCGGGATTTGGCGGCAATTGTGCGACGTGTAAGATTCCCCCGCCATCATCTAATGTCGTGAAACTCGTCTCTAGTTCGACGTGTCGTTGACCCATGTTCATCGTATGTGTTGAAAAGCCAGTACGCATGATCACCGCGCGGGttttgttgatgttgatagGACTGTTGAAGAGATCGGAGGCTGAGAGAGTGACGTTGAAATAATCGCCGCCGTCTATCCTCTTCATATTAGTCTTGATTCATTTGCATcaagcgaagaagggaaaagaagcaaggaaaaCGTACAAGTGATGTTGCTAGGCATGCCTTGCGGGTTCGGCTTCACATGATCCGCACTAACAAAGATTAGTTGCGTACCgaagaatgaggaggagacTCACTAATCCGGATAGAATATCTCCACTTGATATTGTGTGAAGTAGGTGTAACTCGCATTGTTGACCGCATCAACATCTATGTTCTTGTTTAGCGAGGTTACAGTAGCCATTACCGGTAGCCATTACCGTTTTGAGAAGCACTCACAGTCCGCATTAGGGTTACTACCCGAAATGATCACATTGCCGTCGGGCAACAACGAAGCCGAAGAGTGATACATACGTGGGATAGACGACACACCCGCTTTGGACCACCTTTGCCCTGAAGGCTGGGTAGGGTCAAAATACCACGATTGATAGAGGGGGTGATCTGCGTATGATTCGCCAATACACCAGTCTTGATTTCCATACCCGGCTGTTCCAGTGTGAGCTCCGTTGACGTAAAAGAGTCGACCATCAGGGAGATTAATGAACTACATATATGTCAGCCGCTTTGTATTACTCGGTAGTTGCCGTGTGCCTCACGTTGCCCATGGAGCGCCCTGTATCAAGAGGATCATTCTGGTACCAGGTCAGATCGACATCGGGACTGATGTGCACACAACTCTCGTTTGCCGGATATTGACTGATATCCCAAGTTGTTGTCCATTGATCCGACTCTAAAAATGTCCCTCCACAAAATATAATTGTCGCCGTCCAGTTGTTTTCAGGAGTCATGGGGAAAACTGCAGTTCCTGCAGATGCTGGGTATACTCGAACACAATCAGGAATATCACTGATTGGGTATTCAATGTTATTTTTGTAATCAAAAATCTCAGCTTGGTACTCTGCTTGAACAAAGAGATTGCCAGAGGGAAGGAGCCAGACtagagggaagaggttcACAGGCATGgtgttgagaaggaagttgAGGGTGAACGGCTCGCCCTTGGGAGGAAAATATTCGACGGTAGGGTTGTTTTGATTGTCTGCATAGTTGACGTATCCTCCCCATTCTTGTGGCAGTTAGAATGGAAAAGTAGCTCAGAACCAAGCAAGATAACTCACCGCAACCGCCCATAATGATCGCAGatccatcctccaaagTCTCGAGTGTCGGATACCACCGTCGACTGGTCATGTATAACGCGGGGTCATCCACCCAATTGCACGATTCGTCGTCACACGGATCAAGCAAGCGGACGgcctttcctccatcccaGTCAGCATATGGCGATTGTCCGCTCTGTTGATCGGGGGCCATCGCTGCTCCTCCATAAGTGATTGCTTGATTCCCTCCTGATGAGAATGTGATTAGGCGAGAAATCATTGTTGACGCGAATAGCAGAAATCTCTCACCTGCATTGAGCCATGTGCCATTTCCCAAGACAGTACCCCCGGCACAGAACGAATTCGAAAGCACGTCCATAGTGCGAAAAGTGTTTGTGGTCAAGTCATATTCTGAGGCCCATGCTGGATGTCCGTTGACAGTCGCATTGTTCTTTTCACTGTCTCACCCAGTATCAGATATATGAATATATAGAATAATTCCGTCAGTGAATAGTATATACTCACGTTTTGTCTACGATATAGACTTTGTTCATAGTGCCCAAGAACATTTGCTGGGCGGATACGCCAGATAGTCCAACATATTGAAACGTGTTTGCGAGTTGGGCTTGCGCAGGTAAAGCTGCCAGAGCTGCGAAAGAGAGAGCGTGGAGGAGAGTTGAAGGGGAGAGCATGGTTGGGAGTTGGGGGTTGATGGCGAGGAAACGGCTGCTTCCTATCAACTGAGGATCTGAAACAAACGAAGAAGCCAAGATGGCTGTGCAACCCGATAAACAAATTAACGCGACTGTTAGTTAAGaaaaaattaaaaaaagatcttttatttattttacGTAATATCCAATCAGGGACTGATAATCGGGGATCAGATATATCGCCGGCAAGAACATTGATGGTATGACGTCATTAGGCAATCCACACTTCCGCTTTAAGCAAGTCGGACTTGGAAGCGTGCGACTTTATTTACTTTGCCTCTAGAAGCACCATTTATATTAGCACTACCATCCTGATCCAACACTTTCCTCCCCGACTCCTGCTACTACAACCACCCACAATGCCTTCTGAACGTGTTATTCGTTTCACGCataccttcctcttcacgcttgttctcctttcctccatcgTTGCGCTTGGCATATCCGCTTCCCTTGTCGGACACTACAACAGCCACGGTTACCCGCCTGTCCACACCGATGCGTACAGGGACAGGATAAGGATCTTGCTGGTGGCGAGCGTATGGACAACTGCATGGGGCTGTAAGTGTTTTTGTTGTGATTGTAATCATTCGTGCGATCGTATCCACTTTTGATACCCCGTTGTTGCCGCTGATCGCtgacaaaaacaaaacacTTTAGTGATTCTAACATTCGGCTTCCAATTCTTTGGTCAAAGCAATGCTTTTGGCCTTATCACCCATCTTGTTCCCATGGCCATTGCATTCATCCTCTACCTTATTGGTGTTTCGTCCCTTACAGCGTTGACCGATAAGATTGACTGTGGCAATGTGAGCCAGTCGTTTACGCGATGCTCGATCGTCAAGGGTTTGGTCGTCATCAGTTGGATTGATACGTGAGTTGGGCAAAAGAGTTTTGATGGGACGAGGTTGCTTATATATCGTATTAGGATCTTTATTCTATTTGCACTCACGTTTTTGACCATTCTCTGTTTCATGGCACGAGGGCGATACGGCGCTCATCGGTCAACTCTTTACCTCGACTAAGTATTGTCGAAAGTATTGTCTTACTTCAGATCGGTTTCGACGAGATTAACTGCAAAAAATTAATGTCTATAATTTTCTTTATAATACGAGCTCTGGATATGAGTTTTCCATAGCGTCACGCAAGCTTGTTTATACACAATGTATAATGGCACATTCAATAATACATGTACTACAAATAAATACCCCGCTTCAAACGTTGTTTATATATAATATAATATTACACATTTGATAAAATCCCATCTATAATAATAACACTCTAGGCAAAACTTTGACCTGTGCCGGCGATCAACAATTGGGGAGCCTTGAGTAACAAGAATTCACCCTGTTCCCTTGGTATGGCATGGAACACCATTCTCGCAATCACTTCGCCCTGTTTCGCGTCAGCTCTATTATGCAATGTAAAAACAAAGGAGGGGAACGAGACTTGCCAATTCAACAAAGCACGCTACGACGATTAACCAGATAATGATCCACGTCAGTCGATGGGTTGCGCGTTCTTCAATGTACTCGTGAATAATTTCCAACTAACACCCCCAGTCAATACATCAAGTCGAGTTGTTTCTagaaggaggtgggggGACGTACCAGATCACCGGCGACTGCGAGCCTATCGTTCAGTACCTGGATTCTCGGACCGATCTCGAGGTACTCGTGAACGGCTTCGTAcagtgggaagagggacgCTTCTGACCAAAACAATTCGGGAGTATCGAGGATCCCGCCACTGAGATTGACGTCCATCCTCAATTTGAACAATCGACCGGTCATTTTAAGTGcttctcttctcgtcaATTGCAGGTGGCCAGTGATGGACAGTTCCTTGGGGAACGAGGCGGTGAGCGATAGGGTTTCTTGCATGACAGACTCGTATATGCTGAGTTTGGTTGACTGAGCAATGGCGTGGGCGAGGGAAAGTTTGAATAAGTGTGAGCGGGATTTGAATGTAAACATGTCATTGTAGATCCGAGGGTTCTCCGCATCCGGGTCGtgctgtttttttttgctatCAGTGAATTGTCAAAATTTTTCTGCTATTTAAACACACCACGTAATGGAACTCTTCGACTTCCCAGTCATCTTCGTTCAGACCTCTGATCCATGCACCAGCAGTCTCTGCATCCTCCAtaatctccttttcctcggTTTCGTTGAACCCAAAGAATACGGATACGCCGTAcgagaagaatatggcTTCTGCCACATTGTTCAAAGACGCATGCGATTTCCGTCGACGAGGTTTCAGTGGACCTATTGAGGGAGGAGCAGGTACAGGGTATGCTTCTGGGGTTTGTATACTTGACGACGTgtgcagctgctgctgctgcagctgctggcggtggtggtgggggtGGTGTGGAGGCAGATCCATGGGCGTGAGTGCTGTCGACGGCGTGTGCTCGAGGTAGCCGGGATGATCGGGAGAGAGGTGTGTCCCCGGATCATGATGCGGGTGGTGTTCACGAGGTTCTTCAGACTCTTCGGACTTCGACATGTCGCTCGAGATTTGCTGCTCGTTCTCGCCTTGACGCTCACCCTCGCCTTGACGCTCAGCCTCTCgcatctctctctctctttcgccATCTTGCGCCAGAACATCCAGATCGGTGCCGACACCATCGCCACCGGATggagagctggagaggaTATATTCTGCCGGTGTGAGCTCTGCCGGATCTTCGCGGGGAAAGTACGAGTCATTGTAGCCTTGCTCTTCGGCCATGGTCATTCGCTCCATGAGGGATACACCGCCTGGCGACTTGACGACGGGCGACGAGCGTACCTTTGTCGTTGCACCGTATCccgggagaagagggagattGTAGATCTACACGTTGTCAGTCGCCAGTCTACAGAGGGGACGGACGTACGGCATAGACACAGTCGTCATAGACGCGCACGACGCTGACACCGTGCTCGCGCTTGAGAAAGGCCTGCAGGGTCTTGAGCTTGTATCCCTCGGCGGTGGCATAGGCAGTGAGCCTGGGCAGCCtgttctcttccctctcgcgctttgtcatcttctcgGCGTCGCTGCGCTCGTCGTGTTGCTGCCTGAGGCCGAGGGTGCTGGTGACTGAGCCGCGCCTAGGTGGTGTGGCGAGCTGGGAAGGCGTCTCCATGGGACTTCTGGGGATAGGCGCGAGCTGGGGGTCTTCGGGGAGGAAGACATGGCGTTCTGTGGTCTTGGATGTCCGTACGGGGAGGGACTGTTTCAGCTGGCGGGCGGGGTGCCTTTGCCGAGCGGGGAGGGACGGGGGCGGAGAGGTTCCTGAGATgggcggggagggaggagaggaggagccCTGCCTGAGGGAGGATGCCGTTCTCGCAAGTCCTGCGCCGGTCAGCGGGGGCGGGGAATAGCGATAGGGCGGACTCACCTGGTACAGTGCCGGGGTTTCGCCTGGGCATGTTCTGGGGGGGAGTGGCGCCCTGTGGCTTGGCGGTGCCGGGGCGGGGGGCAGCCTGCGGGCGGGACATGAAGAATAAGAAATATGGAATAAGGAATAAGGATACGGAGTAAGGATACGGAATATGGGCGGAAAAAGAGGCGCGGcgtcatccatctctttctctttccacctcatctctccatctccatctccatcccacAATGGCCTACGTCGCAGTCGCAAAGGCGCTCTACGACTACCAGCCACAGGACCCAGACACCGAACTCGCATTCCATGAAGACCACATCCTCTACATCATCGACaaggaggacgacgagTGAGTGTTCCACAGCCACATCCCACAGCCACAACTCACATCCATCCAGCTGGTGGAAGGCAAAGCTCAAGGATGACGCAGGCGGTGCAGACGGCCAGGTAGGTCTCGTGCCCGCCACCTATGTCGAAGAGGTGAGTCCGTCCCGTCCGTCCATCTGCAGCCCTGTGCCATACTGACGCGCATGCCCCAGATACCGCCCATGAGCACCACCCGTGCCATGTTCGCCTATGAATCCACGTCTCCCGAAGAACTGTCCATGTCGGATGAATCGGCGCTGCACGTGTACTCTATCGAAGACGACTGGCTTCTTGTTCGACTCGACTCGGACCCGTCATCCAAGCTCGGCTTTGTCCCGCGCAACTATTGCGAACCGCTCGATGAGTCGGAGCAAGTCCAAGTGGCCGACGCCGCCGATACCGAAGCAGAGCTCGAGGCGCAGAGGCAGGCTCAGCGTGAAAGGGAACTGGCCgagaagcagaggcagctcaagctcaaggacaaggtcgAAACATGGAGCATCAGTGAGCTCGACggcaaaaagaagaaaaagggaacaTTGGGTGTCGGCAACGCTGCCGTCTTTTTCGCTTCTGATACTGACAAGGTGGGTAGCATAGCAACGCGCAACGTTTTAAATTCATGCTCATCTCCTTTGCAGGCCGCTCCTGTTAAACAGTACCCCATCACAGACGTCCTCTCCGTCAGCCAGCCTTCCTCCAAgactctctctctctccctctccaccctcgCCGAGCCTCTTCAATTCCACTGCGGCAGCTCTGATACCGCATACGCCATTCTCGCCAAGCTCGAGCAAAGCAAGGCTGCTGCAGGCGAGGCTCTTGAATTGCTCAACGAAGAACAAGCACACGCTGCGTCTTCCGAAGACGAGGCGGCGGAGCCTGAGCCCGAGCCCGAGGCTGAGGCTGAGGCTGTAGCCCAGCCCGAACCGAAACGCGCCGCCCAACCCGCTTTCACCCCACTCCCTCccccttcccatccttcccgCGCCATCTCCGCCGCTTCTGCCACCTCTAACAACTCTGAACCCAAGGGTGTCCGCTTTGCCGAGCCCGAACAACCCTCGCAGCCGGGGCAGGAAAATGAGGCAGCGACCGTTCTGTACGACTTTGATGCCGCCGGCGACGACGAATTGACGGTCAAGGAGAACGATACCGTGACCATTGTCGACAAGGAGAATGACGAGTGGTGGCTCGTCAAAGATACAAGCGGTCAGCAGGGTGTGGTGCCTGCTGCATACCTTCAGCTTCATGATGGCTCGGTCCCTGCTCCGTCTGTTTCTGCGGCCGAacaggatgatgaagaagaacgtgGAGCTCAAGCTGAAGCGCAAGCGCGTGCGGCTCAGCAGGAATCTGAGCGTCAACGTCAacttgcagcagcagaagaagaacgacgCCGTATCCAAGCGGCTGCTGAAACTCGTCGcatgcaagaagaagaagacaggcAGTTGGCTTTCCAGAtcgaggaagaacaaagggaaagagcTGCAAGGAAAGCTCTGcgaagacaagaagaggaacgaagacgacgagaggaagaggctaAAGCGGCGTAAgttcttgttcttgtcaagattcattttttttttttcattgCTGATTGGAACGATGTAGGAGAGAGAATGCTCGGGCTGGAGGATTGCAGCCGCCCCAAATCACAAAAAGGCCATCAGGCAACGATGTGGCCGCAGCTGCCAACAGACTTCCCACTAGAGGCCATGCTGCTCCTGCCCGACCTCCTGAAAACGCTCGTTCCAGTAAGTTGGTTCAACCATTCCCAATATTGCTTGAGCATTGACACGACCTGACCTCTCTACAGAACCCAACCCGGCCAAGATCCGCACGTGGTCCGATAAGAGTGGACAATTTGATGTCGAAGCTGAATACCTCGGTCTGATGAATGGCAAGGTTCGCCTGCACAAACTCAACGGCGTCATTATCGATGTCCCCCTTGAAAAGATGTCTGCTCGCGATACCGAGTTGATCAGGAGACATGAAGCGAAAAAAGCGAGAAAAGCGAACATGGACGAAGACGACCGACCGTTgtctcagcagcagcagcagcctaCTCCAGGCAGACGACCAGGCCAAAGATCAATTGAGAGCACTTATCGGAGCGAAGAACCGATCCCTGCTGACATTGTGCGTGCGTCCaaggcagcagcggcaAACAGGCGCCCTCCATTTGATTGGTTCGAATTCTTCCTTTCCGCCGGATGCGATATGGACGACTGCACGCGCTACGCGAGCAACTTTGAGCGCGACCGTATCGACGATAGTATTCTTTCCGATTTGGATAACGGTACCCTCCGCTCCCTCGGTCTGCGCGAAGGCGACGTGATCCGTGTACGTAAAGTCATCCAGGCCAGGTTTTCAAAGAAAACGCCAGAGCAGCAAGCACAGattgaaaaggatgaagagctggcGAGGCAATTGCAGGAACAAGAGACGAGTGGCAAGGCGCCTGGACTGTTTACCGGTCCTGATGGGAAATTGGCCAACCATACGCGAAGAGGGAGACCGGAAAAGAAATCTGTCGGTCCGGAATCAGTCGATGCCGCCGCACTGGCTGCTGCAAGTGACAAGCTGGCCCAGGTGTCGCTCGTACCTACCCCTCCCAGTGTTCCcacacctcctccaccggTGGTCTTAACGCCTACCCCCACcttggaggaaaagaaaccTACAGCACCGACCGTTTTAAGCGGGTTTGACGATGACGCATGGACGATTAAACCTATTTCCAAGCCTGCATCTCCCGCTCCTGCTACTATTACAACCAATTCGTCCCCCGCACCGtctgctcctgctgcaGTCTCgacttcctcctccaaggTCGCCAATAACACCGACTCTTTGCTTGCTCAGATCAATGCGCTCAGGCCCGCGAGCGCAGATGTCAGCCGGAATAACACGGGCGGAAGCTTTGACAAGTTTTCCCAAATGGCCAGCTCGCCccacccaccaccaccaccatcatcagcaCCTGCTCAGCCACAATCCCAGCTATCCCCTCAGCCTACCGCCCAGTCACAGCAGTCCTTTGCTCCCAACGCTTACGGCCTCGGTGTACAAAACTCGGGCCGACCAATGTCGATGCTGGCTCAGCAAACAGGCATGTCAACCATGTCCAACTCGTCCAATGCTCCCCGTGGTCCACTTGCGCCCGTCCCCGCAAATCAGGGGCTGTTGAACCCCATGCAGCCGCAAGCCACAGGGATGTTTGTCCCCACTCGAGATCTATCGCCGATGGGTGCTCAGCAAACTGGATTCCAGTCTCAGCAACCGCAACTTGCCGGTTTCCAacctcaacagcagcaacaaatGATGCCTCAGCAAACTGGGTTCTATCCCGGTCAGATGGGTATGCAGCCTAGTGAGTGCAATGTTTTTGCATACATAGCCCCTCTGAATCTCTCGTGTGTCATTTTGAATGGCGCCACTAACCTACCCTACCAAATTAGACTTTACTGGTTTCCCccaacagcagcaacaacaatcGACATTTAACGCGATTGCCTCCATACcccctcctcaacctcaacaaTCTCAACAGGCCGCTCCGGACAAGTTTGCGCCCTCGAACATCTTTGCGGctatgaagaagaccgATTTTGGTAAACCCGAGGAACAACAACCTCAGGCAGCTGGTATGTACTTGACCTCTTTTCGTCCCAGGTAACACGGATACTGGGGTATGTGCGTGAAATGACGCTGATATCTGCGAAACACAGGCA
Proteins encoded in this window:
- a CDS encoding glyoxal oxidase; translated protein: MLSPSTLLHALSFAALAALPAQAQLANTFQYVGLSGVSAQQMFLGTMNKVYIVDKTEKNNATVNGHPAWASEYDLTTNTFRTMDVLSNSFCAGGTVLGNGTWLNAGGNQAITYGGAAMAPDQQSGQSPYADWDGGKAVRLLDPCDDESCNWVDDPALYMTSRRWYPTLETLEDGSAIIMGGCEWGGYVNYADNQNNPTVEYFPPKGEPFTLNFLLNTMPVNLFPLVWLLPSGNLFVQAEYQAEIFDYKNNIEYPISDIPDCVRVYPASAGTAVFPMTPENNWTATIIFCGGTFLESDQWTTTWDISQYPANESCVHISPDVDLTWYQNDPLDTGRSMGNFINLPDGRLFYVNGAHTGTAGYGNQDWCIGESYADHPLYQSWYFDPTQPSGQRWSKAGVSSIPRMYHSSASLLPDGNVIISGSNPNADYVDAVNNASYTYFTQYQVEIFYPDYADHVKPNPQGMPSNITYGGDYFNVTLSASDLFNSPININKTRAVIMRTGFSTHTMNMGQRHVELETSFTTLDDGGGILHVAQLPPNPAILAPGPALFFIVVDGIPSNASWIMVGDGIIGEQTLHERSVLPRSQISAQIMTQYGLGGYSTATTSAATKSWVSWKLVGASLMGLWGGIVLL
- a CDS encoding acyl-protein thioesterase 1, translating into MPSSLKHLKISPKEAHTATVIFLHGLGDSGHGWLPVAKMLWSSFPNVKWILPHAPIVPVSLNHGMAMPSWFDIRHLDKLDNSEHDDEQGMLETVKSVDELIQAEVDSGIPEDRIVLGGFSQGGAISLLSALTTKRKLAGVVGLSCWVPLSHKIAQMKSEHAKDIPIFWGHGTNDPVVDYSFGQRSIDFLVQKCGYRLLPQGTTFARPGIRFESYPGMPHSSCPQEIDDLKSWLTEALK
- a CDS encoding cytoplasmic protein — its product is MSRPQAAPRPGTAKPQGATPPQNMPRRNPGTVPGLARTASSLRQGSSSPPSPPISGTSPPPSLPARQRHPARQLKQSLPVRTSKTTERHVFLPEDPQLAPIPRSPMETPSQLATPPRRGSVTSTLGLRQQHDERSDAEKMTKREREENRLPRLTAYATAEGYKLKTLQAFLKREHGVSVVRVYDDCVYAIYNLPLLPGYGATTKVRSSPVVKSPGGVSLMERMTMAEEQGYNDSYFPREDPAELTPAEYILSSSPSGGDGVGTDLDVLAQDGEREREMREAERQGEGERQGENEQQISSDMSKSEESEEPREHHPHHDPGTHLSPDHPGYLEHTPSTALTPMDLPPHHPHHHRQQLQQQQLHTSSSIQTPEAYPVPAPPSIGPLKPRRRKSHASLNNVAEAIFFSYGVSVFFGFNETEEKEIMEDAETAGAWIRGLNEDDWEVEEFHYVHDPDAENPRIYNDMFTFKSRSHLFKLSLAHAIAQSTKLSIYESVMQETLSLTASFPKELSITGHLQLTRREALKMTGRLFKLRMDVNLSGGILDTPELFWSEASLFPLYEAVHEYLEIGPRIQVLNDRLAVAGDLLEIIHEYIEERATHRLTWIIIWLIVGEVIARMVFHAIPREQGEFLLLKAPQLLIAGTGQSFA